In Tsuneonella sp. CC-YZS046, the genomic window TCCTCGATCGGAGTCTGCGCATCCCAGCCGTGGATCTGGTAGAGATCGACATGGTCCAGCCCGAGCCTGCCCAGGCTGGCGTCGATCTGGCCGAGCAGGTGATAGCGGCTCATCCCGGTGTCGTTGGGGCCTTCGCCCATCGGCCCCACCGCCTTGGTCGCCACGATCACATCGGAGCGCCCGACGCCCAGCGCACGCAGCGCCTCGCCGACGAATTCCTCGGACTGGCCGGCCGTGTAGGTATTGGCGGTATCGATGAAATTGATGCCCGCATCCAGCGCCTGCCTGACCAGCGCGGTGGACGCATCCTGATCCAGCCCGGCAATCGCCTCGAACCGGCCCGGCCTGGTGCCGAAGGTCATGGCCCCGAGGCACAATTCGGAAACGAACAGGCCGGTGTTGCCCAAACGATTGTAACGCATAGGAAATCTCCCGCTGCGGGTGGCCGTGGCGCTGGTCCGATCAGGGGCGGGTCTGGCCGCTCCCCCTCACCACCCACTTGTAGGTCGTCAGCCCTTCGAGCGCGACCGGGCCGCGCGCATGCAGCCGGCCGGTGGCGATCCCGATTTCGGCGCCGAGGCCGAACTCGCCGCCATCGGCGAACTGGCTGGAGGCGTTCACCATCACGATCGCGCTGTCGACCTCGGCCAGGAAGCGATCCGCTGCCGCTTCATCCGCCGTGATGATCGCATCCGTGTGGTGCGAGGAATGGCGGGCGATATGATCGAGCGCGGCGTCCAGCCCATCGACCACCGCGACGGACAGCACCGCATCGAGATATTCCGTATCCCAGTCATTGGCCCCGGCGGGCCGGATGCGCGGATCGATCGTCTGGGCACGGCTGTCGCCCCGCAATTCGCAGCCGGCATCGAGCAAGGCGCCGACGACCTCGCCCGAAGCGGGGAAATTCGCATCGAGCAGCAAGGTTTCCATCGCCCCGCAAATCCCGGTGCGGCGCATCTTCGCATTGCGCGAGACATCGACCGCCATGGCCGGATCGGCGGCGGGATGGATATAGGTGTGGCAAATCCCGTCCAGATGGGCGAGCACCGGCACCCGGGCATCCGCCTGCACCCGGGCAACCAGGCCCTTGCCGCCACGGGGCACGATCATGTCGATCAGCCCGGCCGCGGCCAGCATGGCGCCCACAACGGCGCGATCCTGGGTCGGGATGAGCTGGACGGCGGCGGCGGGGATGCCGCCCGCTTCCAGCCCTCTGGCGAAGGCCGCCTCGATCGCGCGGTTGGAATTGACTGCCTCGCTCCCGCCGCGCAGCAGCACGGCATTGCCCGCGCGCACGCACAGCGCGGCGGCGTCGGCCGTCACATTCGGGCGGCTTTCATAGATGATCCCGATCAGCCCGATCGGCACCCGCACGCGCGAAAGGTGCAGGCCATTGGGGCGCTCCGCCCGGTCTATC contains:
- a CDS encoding glutamate-5-semialdehyde dehydrogenase, encoding MSAEPATLSTESPEALVERLAHAGRAAQRVLARMGDAAKAAALRQAAQALRDAEAEVLAANARDVAAGEANGLSPAMLDRLRLDPQRLAGIADAVEAVAALPDPVGQVIDRAERPNGLHLSRVRVPIGLIGIIYESRPNVTADAAALCVRAGNAVLLRGGSEAVNSNRAIEAAFARGLEAGGIPAAAVQLIPTQDRAVVGAMLAAAGLIDMIVPRGGKGLVARVQADARVPVLAHLDGICHTYIHPAADPAMAVDVSRNAKMRRTGICGAMETLLLDANFPASGEVVGALLDAGCELRGDSRAQTIDPRIRPAGANDWDTEYLDAVLSVAVVDGLDAALDHIARHSSHHTDAIITADEAAADRFLAEVDSAIVMVNASSQFADGGEFGLGAEIGIATGRLHARGPVALEGLTTYKWVVRGSGQTRP